A window of Amycolatopsis sp. 195334CR genomic DNA:
GGGCGAACCAGCTCGACCCGTCGCTGCCGATCGCGCCGGCGGGCGCGTTGTCGGGCGGGCCGAACAGCGCGCTGCAGGACCCGATCTCGGCGGGACTGCTGCAGGGTTGCCCGGCGCAGCGGTGCTTCGTCGACCACATCGAGGCGTACTCGGTCAACGAGGTGACGGTGAACTGGAACTCGGCGCTGGCCTGGCTGGCGAACTGGACGGCGGAGAAGTCCGTTGTGGAGGCTCCGGCGTCGTGCTCGGTGGCGTATGCGGCGAACGGGTGGGGGTCCGGTCTTTCGGCGTCGGTGACGGTGAAGAACGAGAGTGCGACGGCGTGGAACGGGTGGACGTTGAAGTTCTCGTTCGCGGGGAATGAGAAGTTGCAGCATGGGTGGTCGGCGACGTGGTCGCAGCAGGGGAAGGACGTGACGGCGGTGAATCTGCCGTGGAATGCGTCGGTGGCGCCTGGGAAGTCGGTGACTATCGGTTTTAACGCGTCGAACTCTGGTCCTGCTACGACGCCGGCTTCTTTTGCGGTGAATGGGGCGGTATGTAAGTAGGGGGCCGCCATCCCGATTTTTTAGTGTGACTACGGCGAAGGCCCCGATGTCAAGGCGGGAAAGATGCCTTGACATCGGGGCCTTCGCCGTGTTTTGGCTGGGGATCGGGATGGGGGAGGGGTGGATGGGTGGGTGGTTTCGTTTTGCTGCCCGGTCACCCGCCCCTCCCCGTTGATTATTTGGTGGTGCTGATTCGTTCGCCGGTTACGGGGTGGAAGAGGTGTAGTTCGTTGGGGTCGCGGACGGCGATGCGCAGGGATTTGCCCATGGTGGGGGCCAGGCGGCCGTCGATCCGCAGCACCAAGGTTTCGTCTTCCGGGGTGGTGCCGTGGACCAGGGCGTCGGCGCCCAGTTCCTCGACCAGGTCGACCGTCAGCTTGATGGCGTCATCGGCGGCGCCGGTGACGCGCAGGGCTTCTGGGCGCACCCCGACGGTGATTTCCGCCAGGCCGGTCCATTTGGCGTCGCGCAGGTGGTCGCGGCGAAGGGGGATCTCGTAGGAGCCGATCCGGGCGCCCCCGTCGGTGACCGGGACGGTCAGCAGGTTCATCGACGGGGAGCCGATGAAGCCCGCCACGAACGAGTTGGCTGGGCGGTCGTACAGCTCGCGCGGGGTGGCGCACTGCTGGAGCAGACCGTCCTTGAGCACGGCCACGCGGTGGCCCATGGTCATCGCCTCGACCTGGTCGTGGGTGACGTAGACCGTGGTCGTGCCGAGGCGGCGTTGCAGGGCGGCGATGTTCGCCCTGGTTTCCACCCGGAGTTTGGCGTCCAGGTTGGACAGTGGCTCGTCCATCAGGAACACCGAGGGCTCGCGCACGATGGCCCGGCCCATCGCCACCCGCTGCCGCTGGCCGCCGGAGAGGGCCTTCGGCTTGCGGTCCAGGTAGGGCTCCAGGTCCAGCAACCGCGCGGCGGTGAGCACGCGTTCGCGGATCTCGGCCTTCGGCGTGCGGCGCAGCTTCAGCGCGAAGCCCATGTTCTCGCCGACCGACATGTGCGGGTACAGCGCGTAGTTCTGGAACACCATCGCGATGTCGCGGTCCCGCGAGGGAATCGAAGTGACATCCTTGTCACCGATCTGGACGATGCCCTCGTCGATCTCCTCGAGACCGGCGAGCATGCGCAGCGCGGTCGACTTGCCCGAACCGGAGGGGCCGACCAGCACCAGGAACTCGCCGTCGGCCACGTCCAGGTCGAGCTGGTCCACCGCGCGGACCGGTGGCTTGCCGGGGTACACCCGGCTCGCCCCGGCGTAGGTCACCGCCGCCATCAGGAGATCCCGTCCGCACGCAGGCCGTTCTCGCGGATGATCCGCGAGTACCGTCGCGCGCTCAGTTTGGGGGTACGCCGCTGCGTCCCGTAGTCCACGTGCACCAGGCCGAACCGCTTCGCGTAGCCCTCGGCCCATTCGAAGTTGTCCAGCAGCGACCAGTAGAAGTAGCCCCGCAGGTCCACCCCGCGGTCGATCGCCTCGTGGGCGGCGGCCAGGTGCGTTTCCAGGAACCGCACCCGGTCGTGGTCGTCGATGGTGCCGCCCGGGGTGAGGTGGTCCGGGTAGGCCGCGCCGTTCTCGGTGACGTACAACGGCATCCGCGGGTACTTCCGGTGCAGGTCGACCAGCAGGGTGGTCAGCTCGGTGGGATTGGTCTCCCAGCCCGAATCGGTCTGCGGCAGCCCGCGCGTGGGGAAGCTCGCGTACTCCACCCCGACCCACTCCGAGGGGAGCCCGGAACTGGCGTCCGAGTGCCCCGAGACGTGGTGGTCGCGGTAGTAGTTCACGCCGAGCATGTCGATCGGCGCGGCGATGGTGGTCAGGTCACCGTCGCGGATCACCTCGCCGATGCCGTACGGCGCCAGGTCGTCGAGCACGTCGAGCGGGTACCGCGCCTGCAGGATCGGCTCCAGGAAGATCCGGTTCTGCACCCCGTCCACCCGGCGCGCGGCCTCCACGTCGGCCATGTCGTCCGGGTTCGCCGCGTGCACCGGGAACAGGTTGAGCGTGATCCCCGCCGAGGACCGGCCGTGCGCGCGGATCACCCCGACGGCCAGGCCGTGCGCCAGCATCAGGTGGTGCGCGGAGGCGACCGCGGCCTCGGGCTCGGTGCGGCCCGGCGCGTGGCGGCCGCTGCCGTACCCGGCGAAGGCCGAGCACCACGGCTCGTTCAGCGTGGTCCAGGTGTCCACCCGGTCACCGAGCGCGGACAGCACCGTCTCGGTGTACTCGGCGAAGCGGTAGGCGGTGTCGCGGTTGGCCCAGCCGCCCTTGTCCTCCAGCGACTGCGGCAGGTCCCAGTGGTAGAGCGTGGGCCACGGGGTGATGCCGTTCTCGAGCAGCGTGTCCACCAGGCGCCGGTAGAAGTCCAGCCCGGTCCGGTTGGGGCGGGCGGGGTCGGTGCCGATGCGCGGCCAGGCCAGCGAGAACCGGTACGCGCCGAGGCCGAGTTCGGCCATCAGCTGCACGTCCTTGGTCATCAGCCGGTAGTGGTCGGCCGCCGGGTCGCCGGTGTCCCCATTGCGCACCGCTCCGGGCTTCGCGCAGAACGTGTCCCAGATGGACGGGACCCGCCCGTCCGCGGTGGTGGACCCCTCCACCTGGAACGAGGCCGTCGCCGCGCCCCAGAGGAACTTCTCCGGGAACCGCAGGTCCGGTTCGGTGGTGAGTTCCTGAGGAATAGTCGACATTTTCACCCTTTCACAGCGCCTTGCATGATGCCGGCCACGATCTGGCGGCCCAGCAGGAGGAAGACGATCAAGATGGGGATGGTCGCCAGTGTGGTACCGGCGAGCACCAGTGAGTAGTTGGTGTAGTAGCCGCTCTGCAGCTGCTCCAGTGCCAGCTGGACGGTGGGGTTGCCCGCGTCCAGCACGATCAGCGGCCAGAGGAAGTCGTTCCACGAGGTCATGAAGGTGAACATGGCCAGCACCGCGGCCGCCGGGCGCACCGCGGGCAGGCAGACGTGCCAGAAGATGCGGATCATGCTGCACCCGTCCATCCGCGCCGCCTCGACCAGCTCGTACGGCACGGCGTCCACTGTGTACTGGCGCATCCAGAACACGCCGAACGCGGTGACCAGGTTCGGCACGATCACCGCCTGCAGCCCGCCGGCCCAGCCCAGTTCCGACATCGCGATGAACAGCGGGATCACGCCGAGCTGCGTCGGCACCGCCAGGGTCACCACGATGAACACGAACAGCGGGTCGCGGCCGCGGAAGCGCAGCTTGGCGAAGGCGAACCCGGCCAGCGAGGAGAACAGCACCGTGGTCAGGGTGACCGAGGTGGCCACCAGGACGCTGTTGCCCAGCGACTTCCAGAAGGCCACCGAGTCGAACACCTCCGCCGCGTTGGCGAAGAAGTTCCCGCCGGGCAGCAGCGGCGGCACGCGCTCGGTGAGCATCCCGCTGTCCCGGCTGGCCACCAGGAACGACCAGTAGAACGGGAACAGCGAACCGAGCACGAACACCGCGAGCGTGGCGTAGACGAAGAAGTTCGGCCTGCCCAGCTTCGCCACCTTGGGCCTGCCCGCCGGTGCGGGCCGCGAGGTGGTCAGCGTCATCGACGCCCTCCTTCGGTGGCGGCCAGCCGCCGCGTGATCAGGAAGTTCACCAGCGCGATCACCACGATCAGCAGGAACAGCACCCAGGCGATGGCCGAGGCGTAACCGAGCTCGAAGTTCTCGAAGCCCTGCTGGTACATGTACAGCGTCACGGTCTGGAACTGGTTGCTCGAACCGCCGTTGTTCGAGCCCTGGCCGACGTCGAACAGCTTCGGCTCGGTGAAGATCTGCAGCCCGCCGATGGTCGAGGTGATCACCACGAAGATCAGCGTCGGCCGCAGCAGCGGCAGGGTGACGCTGAAGAACCGGCGCACCGGGCCCGCGCCGTCGACCACCGCGGCCTCGTTGATCTCCTTCGGGATGGCCTGCATCGCGGCGAGCACGATCAGCGCGTTGTACCCGGTCCAGCGCCAGTTCACCATCGTCGCGATGGCCAGGTGGCTGGACAGCGTGCCCGCCTGCCAGTCGATCCGGTCGAGGCCGAGCATCTCCAGGATCGAGTTCAGCAGGCCGTACTGGTTGCCGAACAGGTTGGCGAAGATGATCCCGATGGCGACCAGGCTGGCCGCGTACGGCAGCAGGATGCCGATGCGCCAGCCCGTCGGGCCGCGCAGCCGGGTGTTCAGCAGCGCGGCCAGCAGCACCGCGATGACGATCTGCGGCCCGCTGGAGAGCACGAAGATCGACAGCGTGTTGCCGACCGCGTTCCAGAACTGGCCGTCGCCGAAGAGCTGGACGTAGTTGTCGAAACCGGTGAACGGGGGATCGTCGTCGCCGATCTCCCAGTCGTAGAGCGAGACGTAGGCGGTGTAGAGCAGCGGGAAGAGCCCGACCAGCCCGAACACCACGAAGAACGGGGCGATGTAGACGTACGGCGAGAACTTGACGTCCCATGTGGACAGTCGCTGCCGGAAGGTGGGCCGCGGCGGGGCGGCCGGAGGCCGGTCGTCCCGCCGCGGTGCCTGTACAACGGTCATCGGTGTGTTACCCGACGATCTTCTTGGCGCCGTCGACCAGCTGCTGCCAGCCCTGCGCCGCCGAGGTGCCCTGCTCCACGGCCTGCAGCGCGGGGGTGCTCACGTTCTCCTGGATCTGCCCGTCGCCCGGACCCTTGTACTGCGGCTGCGCGATCTTGCGGGCCTGTGCGGCGAACAGCTCACCGATCTTGGGCTCACCGGCGAAGAACGGCTCGGTCTGCGCGGCCAGCCGCGGCGACTCCAGCGCCTTGACCTGGCTGGGGAAGGTGCCCTTGGCCTCGAAGGCCTTCAGCTGCTGCTCGGGCGCGGTCAGCCAGGCGGCCAGCTCGGCGGCCTCCTTCGGGTGCTTGGTCTGGGTCGGCACGCTCAGGTAGGACCCGCCCCAGTTCCCGCCGCCGCCGGGGAAGGCGTCGGTGACCGCCCACTTGCCCGCGTTGTCCGGGCCGCTCTGCTCCTTGATCACGCCGATCATCCACGCCGGGCAGGCCTTGGTGGCGAACGCGCCCTCCTTGAAGCCGCTGTTCCACTCGTTGCTGAACGCGGTCAGCTTGGCCGACTGGCCCTGCGACACGGCCGTGGTCACCTGGTCCCACGCCTTCTTGATGCCGGCGTTGTTCTCCAGGGTCAGCTTGTCGTTGCGGTCGAGGTAGCCGATCTCCTGCTGGTTGACCATGGAGTTGAAGTTCTGCGCCGCCGAGTCGAACCACGGCTTGCCGCCGGACTTCTGCACGTACTCCTGCCCGGCCTGGAAGTAGGACTCCCAGGTGGCGAACAGCGCCTTGACGCCCTGCGGGTCGGCGGGCATGTTCGCCGCCTCCAGCAGGTCCTTGCGGTAGCACATGGCCAGCGGGCCGCTGTCGGTGCCGTAGCCGATCAGCTTGCCGTCCTTGCTCTTGGCCGCCTCGTACTTCCACGGGAGCCAGCGGTCGGCACCGGCGTCGGCCGGGCCGATCTGGGTCAGGTCGTTGAACCGGGCGGCCTTGTCCAGCACGTTGGACAGGTGGCCCTCCTCGATCGCCTCGATGTCGGCGAGCCCCGAGCCCGCGCCCAGCTTGGCGATCAGGTTCTGGTGGTGCGGGCCCGCCTTGCCGGTCTTGCGCTCGGTGACCTTGATGTTCGGGTGGAGCGTCTGGTATTCCCGCAGCAACTCCTCGTAGCCGAATTCGCCGAAGGTGGCGATCGTCAGTTCGATCGGCCCGCCTGAATCCGCCGGTTCGCCGCTGCCGGACGAACCGCACGCGCCGGCCAGCAGGGCCGTCGTCGCCAGGATCGTCGCCAGGGTGAGTGTTCTTCTTGGCCGGTTTCGCACTTGTGCCCCTATTTCCGGATGGGTCTCGTCGCGGAGCACTCAATGGGAGCGCTCCCAGTGCAGGCGAGTGTGTCCTCGGTCTCTCCGGGTGTCAAGAATCCGTGTCTGGAGCGTTACCAGCGCGGTCGGGCGGTCAGGCGGATTCGCGGGTGACCAGCTCGGTGGGCAGGATGACCGGGCTGAGCCGGGTCTCCGGCTCGCGGATCTGGGCGATCAGCAGTTTCGCCAGCTCGCGGCCCATCTGGCCGACCGGCTGGGCCACGCTGGTGAGCATCGGGTCGATGTTGCGCGCGATGTCGGAGTCGTCGAAGCCGATCACCGCCACGTCGTCGGGCACCCGCCTGCCCGCGATGCGCAGCG
This region includes:
- a CDS encoding ABC transporter ATP-binding protein, which codes for MAAVTYAGASRVYPGKPPVRAVDQLDLDVADGEFLVLVGPSGSGKSTALRMLAGLEEIDEGIVQIGDKDVTSIPSRDRDIAMVFQNYALYPHMSVGENMGFALKLRRTPKAEIRERVLTAARLLDLEPYLDRKPKALSGGQRQRVAMGRAIVREPSVFLMDEPLSNLDAKLRVETRANIAALQRRLGTTTVYVTHDQVEAMTMGHRVAVLKDGLLQQCATPRELYDRPANSFVAGFIGSPSMNLLTVPVTDGGARIGSYEIPLRRDHLRDAKWTGLAEITVGVRPEALRVTGAADDAIKLTVDLVEELGADALVHGTTPEDETLVLRIDGRLAPTMGKSLRIAVRDPNELHLFHPVTGERISTTK
- a CDS encoding carbohydrate ABC transporter permease — encoded protein: MTVVQAPRRDDRPPAAPPRPTFRQRLSTWDVKFSPYVYIAPFFVVFGLVGLFPLLYTAYVSLYDWEIGDDDPPFTGFDNYVQLFGDGQFWNAVGNTLSIFVLSSGPQIVIAVLLAALLNTRLRGPTGWRIGILLPYAASLVAIGIIFANLFGNQYGLLNSILEMLGLDRIDWQAGTLSSHLAIATMVNWRWTGYNALIVLAAMQAIPKEINEAAVVDGAGPVRRFFSVTLPLLRPTLIFVVITSTIGGLQIFTEPKLFDVGQGSNNGGSSNQFQTVTLYMYQQGFENFELGYASAIAWVLFLLIVVIALVNFLITRRLAATEGGRR
- a CDS encoding GH1 family beta-glucosidase produces the protein MSTIPQELTTEPDLRFPEKFLWGAATASFQVEGSTTADGRVPSIWDTFCAKPGAVRNGDTGDPAADHYRLMTKDVQLMAELGLGAYRFSLAWPRIGTDPARPNRTGLDFYRRLVDTLLENGITPWPTLYHWDLPQSLEDKGGWANRDTAYRFAEYTETVLSALGDRVDTWTTLNEPWCSAFAGYGSGRHAPGRTEPEAAVASAHHLMLAHGLAVGVIRAHGRSSAGITLNLFPVHAANPDDMADVEAARRVDGVQNRIFLEPILQARYPLDVLDDLAPYGIGEVIRDGDLTTIAAPIDMLGVNYYRDHHVSGHSDASSGLPSEWVGVEYASFPTRGLPQTDSGWETNPTELTTLLVDLHRKYPRMPLYVTENGAAYPDHLTPGGTIDDHDRVRFLETHLAAAHEAIDRGVDLRGYFYWSLLDNFEWAEGYAKRFGLVHVDYGTQRRTPKLSARRYSRIIRENGLRADGIS
- a CDS encoding extracellular solute-binding protein, whose amino-acid sequence is MRNRPRRTLTLATILATTALLAGACGSSGSGEPADSGGPIELTIATFGEFGYEELLREYQTLHPNIKVTERKTGKAGPHHQNLIAKLGAGSGLADIEAIEEGHLSNVLDKAARFNDLTQIGPADAGADRWLPWKYEAAKSKDGKLIGYGTDSGPLAMCYRKDLLEAANMPADPQGVKALFATWESYFQAGQEYVQKSGGKPWFDSAAQNFNSMVNQQEIGYLDRNDKLTLENNAGIKKAWDQVTTAVSQGQSAKLTAFSNEWNSGFKEGAFATKACPAWMIGVIKEQSGPDNAGKWAVTDAFPGGGGNWGGSYLSVPTQTKHPKEAAELAAWLTAPEQQLKAFEAKGTFPSQVKALESPRLAAQTEPFFAGEPKIGELFAAQARKIAQPQYKGPGDGQIQENVSTPALQAVEQGTSAAQGWQQLVDGAKKIVG
- a CDS encoding carbohydrate ABC transporter permease; this translates as MTLTTSRPAPAGRPKVAKLGRPNFFVYATLAVFVLGSLFPFYWSFLVASRDSGMLTERVPPLLPGGNFFANAAEVFDSVAFWKSLGNSVLVATSVTLTTVLFSSLAGFAFAKLRFRGRDPLFVFIVVTLAVPTQLGVIPLFIAMSELGWAGGLQAVIVPNLVTAFGVFWMRQYTVDAVPYELVEAARMDGCSMIRIFWHVCLPAVRPAAAVLAMFTFMTSWNDFLWPLIVLDAGNPTVQLALEQLQSGYYTNYSLVLAGTTLATIPILIVFLLLGRQIVAGIMQGAVKG